One window of Saccharopolyspora phatthalungensis genomic DNA carries:
- a CDS encoding L,D-transpeptidase yields MIRKTGTRPPDRADRRVRAAPAVVLGVLCLALTGCASAPSIDPAHAMARADLGMQAPATTFADFPKAPQDPAPNAETDGVVLHVKQDIAVYETPNGAVFARLPATQLDNPTWVPVIAERGRWAQVLLPSRPNGASGWVRTDGQVERARSPYDVDVDIDARRLRVRKDGAAIGEWVVGVGAPDSPTPRGRTFIMAAIEETVTRFSPIILPLGVHSETFSTYGGGPGTVALHGWPDPSVFGQASSDGCVRVPNDALRLLTTLPLGTLVHLR; encoded by the coding sequence ATGATACGCAAAACAGGTACCAGACCCCCCGATCGGGCCGATCGTCGAGTCCGTGCGGCGCCGGCCGTCGTGCTCGGCGTGCTCTGCCTGGCCCTCACCGGCTGCGCGAGCGCACCGTCGATCGATCCGGCGCACGCGATGGCGCGCGCCGACCTCGGCATGCAGGCCCCCGCGACCACCTTCGCCGATTTCCCCAAGGCGCCACAGGATCCGGCGCCCAACGCGGAAACCGACGGCGTCGTGCTGCACGTCAAGCAGGACATCGCCGTGTACGAGACGCCCAACGGCGCCGTGTTCGCACGACTCCCCGCCACCCAGCTGGATAACCCCACCTGGGTGCCGGTGATCGCGGAACGCGGACGGTGGGCGCAGGTGCTGCTACCGTCGCGACCCAACGGTGCGTCCGGCTGGGTGCGCACCGACGGCCAGGTCGAGCGGGCCCGGTCGCCCTACGATGTTGACGTCGACATCGACGCGCGCCGGCTCCGCGTGCGTAAGGACGGCGCGGCGATCGGGGAGTGGGTCGTCGGGGTCGGAGCGCCGGATTCACCGACACCGCGCGGCCGGACCTTCATCATGGCGGCGATCGAGGAGACCGTGACCCGGTTCAGCCCGATCATCCTGCCGCTCGGCGTGCACTCGGAAACGTTCAGCACCTACGGCGGCGGTCCCGGCACGGTCGCGCTGCACGGCTGGCCCGACCCCTCAGTGTTCGGTCAGGCGAGCAGCGACGGATGCGTTCGGGTGCCCAACGACGCACTTCGGCTGCTGACCACCCTGCCGTTGGGCACCCTGGTCCACCTGCGGTGA
- a CDS encoding M28 family metallopeptidase: MSLRTITPRRSAAALAAICAAALCTVTPATAAPADLGSRINGDAVNRHLIALQRIADQNGGNRASGLPGYEASVDYVVGKLRGAGFDVTTPEFTYQAYYLDSFSLTVAGQPTEGGVLEYSRATPQGGITAPLAVAPVDDTPGCEAADYDGADITGKVVLIRRGSCTFAQKQQVAGERGAVGAIIYNNVDGPLNGTLGDPGAARIPSVGVSKQVGEALAGQAGAEVKLDIQSRLETVTTRNIVAQTRTGRPDNVVMAGAHLDSVPEGPGINDNGTGSAGLLETALKLGGSPKVNNAVRFAFWGAEESGLVGSTKYVQSLSFEQRLDIALYLNFDMIASPNAGYFAYDGDDSDGVGAGPGPQGSGQIERDFIAAMAAQGIEVEGNDFDGRSDYGEFIAVGIPSGGLDTGAEKLKTEAQAAKWGGTAGVAYDPNYHSAKDNLANVDRVALERNAKALATVVGGYSQSTEAVNGMQSRAQRAQLRAAQGTLMAQHHAPTEPKVPHGHNLA; the protein is encoded by the coding sequence ATGAGTTTGCGAACCATCACACCCAGGCGCTCGGCGGCGGCTCTCGCCGCAATCTGCGCGGCCGCGTTGTGCACCGTCACGCCCGCCACCGCGGCGCCGGCCGATCTCGGCTCGCGTATCAACGGCGACGCCGTGAACCGGCACCTGATCGCGTTGCAGCGGATTGCCGACCAGAACGGCGGGAACCGCGCATCCGGCCTACCGGGCTACGAGGCGAGCGTCGACTACGTGGTCGGCAAGCTCCGCGGTGCGGGTTTCGACGTCACCACGCCAGAGTTCACCTACCAGGCTTACTACCTCGATTCGTTCAGCCTGACGGTGGCCGGTCAGCCGACCGAAGGCGGCGTCCTGGAGTACTCCCGGGCCACCCCGCAGGGCGGCATCACCGCGCCATTGGCCGTCGCCCCGGTCGATGACACGCCGGGTTGCGAAGCCGCCGACTACGACGGCGCGGACATCACCGGGAAGGTCGTGCTGATCCGGCGCGGCTCGTGCACCTTCGCGCAGAAGCAGCAGGTGGCGGGCGAGCGCGGCGCCGTGGGCGCGATCATCTACAACAACGTGGACGGTCCGCTCAACGGCACGCTCGGCGACCCGGGAGCCGCGCGGATCCCGAGCGTCGGGGTCAGCAAGCAGGTCGGCGAGGCGCTCGCCGGGCAGGCCGGCGCCGAGGTGAAGCTGGACATCCAGTCCCGGCTGGAGACCGTCACCACCCGCAACATCGTGGCGCAGACCCGCACTGGCCGCCCCGACAACGTCGTGATGGCTGGTGCGCACTTGGACAGTGTCCCCGAAGGTCCGGGCATCAACGACAACGGCACCGGCAGCGCGGGCCTGTTGGAGACCGCGCTGAAGCTGGGCGGCAGCCCCAAGGTCAACAACGCGGTGCGGTTCGCGTTCTGGGGCGCGGAAGAGTCCGGCCTGGTCGGGTCGACGAAGTACGTGCAGAGCCTGAGCTTCGAGCAGCGGCTCGACATCGCCCTGTACCTGAACTTCGACATGATCGCCTCGCCGAACGCCGGCTACTTCGCCTACGACGGCGACGACTCCGACGGCGTCGGCGCCGGGCCGGGACCGCAGGGATCCGGGCAAATCGAGCGGGATTTCATCGCCGCGATGGCCGCGCAGGGCATCGAGGTGGAAGGCAACGACTTCGACGGCCGCTCGGACTACGGTGAGTTCATCGCGGTCGGGATTCCCTCCGGCGGGCTGGACACCGGCGCCGAGAAGCTCAAGACCGAGGCGCAGGCGGCGAAGTGGGGCGGCACCGCGGGCGTCGCCTACGATCCGAACTACCACTCGGCGAAGGACAACCTAGCCAATGTGGACCGGGTCGCGCTGGAGCGGAACGCGAAGGCTCTCGCGACGGTCGTCGGCGGCTATTCGCAGAGCACCGAGGCGGTGAACGGGATGCAGAGCCGCGCTCAGCGCGCGCAGCTGCGGGCCGCGCAGGGCACCCTGATGGCGCAGCACCACGCCCCGACGGAGCCCAAGGTCCCGCACGGCCACAACCTCGCCTGA
- a CDS encoding GNAT family N-acetyltransferase codes for MAPEQVRRGADGDLAAVAEIFAHYVNGSTATFETVPPDAAHWRQKLDTLAEQGLPFLVVEVEARIVGFGYAAPWRPKPAYRYTVEDTVYLAPGWTGRGLGRLLLTTLMADSARAGARQMIAVIADDGHDASAALHRACGFREAGRLHSVGHKFGRWIDTLLLQRELASST; via the coding sequence ATGGCGCCGGAACAAGTGCGGCGAGGCGCCGACGGGGACCTCGCCGCGGTGGCCGAGATCTTCGCCCACTACGTCAACGGCAGCACCGCCACGTTCGAGACCGTTCCGCCGGATGCGGCGCATTGGCGGCAAAAGCTCGACACACTAGCGGAACAGGGGCTGCCGTTCCTGGTCGTCGAGGTCGAGGCGCGGATCGTCGGATTCGGCTACGCCGCACCGTGGCGGCCCAAGCCCGCCTATCGGTACACCGTCGAGGACACCGTCTACCTCGCGCCGGGGTGGACCGGCCGAGGTCTCGGCAGGCTGCTGCTCACCACCCTGATGGCCGATAGCGCGCGAGCCGGGGCGAGGCAGATGATCGCGGTCATCGCCGACGACGGTCATGATGCCTCGGCGGCGCTGCACCGCGCTTGCGGCTTCCGGGAGGCCGGTCGGCTGCACAGCGTGGGCCACAAGTTCGGCCGTTGGATAGATACCTTGCTGCTGCAACGGGAATTGGCTTCGTCGACTTAA
- a CDS encoding ABC transporter ATP-binding protein yields the protein MTTAVEVTDLVKRYPKAQKNAVDGLSFQVATGEIFGLLGPNGAGKTTTVGILTTRVLLTSGSARVAGVDVAADPVAARSKVAVVPQRVNLDRSLNARQNLIWHAAYHGISRGERQRLADELLDRMGLAEKAKARVDALSGGQSQRLMIARALIHKPDVLFLDEPSTGLDPQARLFVHDRINELRAEGVTIVLTTHDMDEAEKLSDRVGVVDHGKLLTLDTPEALIKSLPGSGTVDATLRPNGYDPAKVADLLSDVRGVQRVEQIATGTDPDAEAELRLRLYVGDEPAALLGPVAQTLHEQRVSVSDLSLGSATLEDVFIDLTGRELR from the coding sequence GTGACCACTGCGGTTGAAGTGACCGATCTGGTCAAGCGATATCCCAAGGCCCAGAAGAACGCGGTGGACGGGCTCAGCTTCCAGGTGGCCACCGGCGAGATCTTCGGGCTGCTCGGCCCGAACGGCGCCGGCAAAACCACCACCGTCGGCATCCTGACCACCAGGGTGCTGCTGACCAGCGGGTCGGCGCGCGTCGCGGGGGTCGACGTGGCGGCCGATCCGGTCGCGGCGCGCAGCAAGGTGGCGGTCGTGCCGCAGCGGGTGAACCTGGACCGCTCCCTGAACGCGCGGCAGAACCTCATCTGGCACGCCGCGTACCACGGGATTTCGCGCGGCGAACGGCAGCGGTTGGCCGACGAGCTGCTCGACCGCATGGGCCTGGCGGAGAAGGCGAAGGCCCGTGTCGACGCCCTTTCCGGCGGGCAGTCGCAGCGGCTGATGATCGCACGTGCCCTGATCCACAAGCCCGACGTGCTTTTCCTGGACGAGCCGTCGACCGGGCTCGACCCGCAGGCCAGGCTGTTCGTCCACGACCGGATCAACGAGCTGCGCGCCGAGGGCGTGACGATCGTGCTCACCACGCACGACATGGACGAGGCAGAGAAGCTGTCCGACCGGGTCGGCGTCGTCGACCACGGCAAGCTGCTGACGCTGGACACCCCCGAGGCGCTGATCAAGTCGTTGCCGGGCAGCGGCACGGTGGACGCCACGCTGCGCCCCAACGGCTACGACCCCGCCAAGGTCGCCGACCTGTTATCCGATGTGCGCGGCGTGCAGCGGGTCGAGCAGATCGCGACCGGCACGGACCCGGATGCAGAGGCCGAGCTGCGGTTGCGGCTGTACGTGGGCGACGAGCCCGCCGCACTGCTCGGGCCGGTCGCGCAAACCCTGCACGAGCAGCGAGTTTCGGTCAGCGACTTGTCACTGGGGTCGGCGACGCTGGAAGACGTCTTCATCGACCTGACCGGGAGGGAACTGCGATGA
- a CDS encoding endonuclease/exonuclease/phosphatase family protein yields the protein MKRVVLAVAVLAAVLVVPVATAAEPVRFATFNASLNRATQGKLLADLSEPDDPQARKVAEVVQRVRPDVLLLNEFDYVEGGAAVDAFRANYLARGQRGADPIDYPYVYIGPVNTGVPSGMDFDNDGTIGGGGDAFGFGAFPGQYGMAVLSKYPIGQARTFQRFRWIDMPGARLPDDPATPRPADWYSPEEQRSLRLSSKSHWDLPIHVGDKTVHFLTSHPTPPSFDGSEDRNGLRNQDEIRFWADYVTPSRADYIYDDAGTTGGLAPGARFVIAGDQNSDPLDGDSNGARQILYAPRVIDPLPGSAGAVEASAAQGGANEHQLGDPFFDTADFTDEAPGNIRVDYVLPSAPLIPLRSGVFWPASGDELARLNDASDHHLVWTDLIP from the coding sequence GTGAAACGTGTCGTCCTCGCCGTCGCCGTCCTCGCTGCCGTGCTGGTAGTACCCGTCGCGACCGCGGCCGAGCCGGTTCGCTTCGCGACGTTCAACGCGTCGCTCAACCGCGCCACCCAGGGCAAACTTCTCGCGGATCTGTCCGAACCGGACGATCCGCAGGCCCGCAAGGTGGCCGAGGTCGTGCAGCGGGTCCGCCCGGATGTCCTGCTGCTAAACGAGTTCGACTACGTCGAAGGCGGCGCGGCGGTCGATGCGTTCCGCGCTAACTACCTGGCGCGGGGCCAGCGCGGCGCCGATCCGATCGACTACCCGTACGTCTACATCGGCCCGGTGAACACCGGAGTGCCGTCCGGGATGGACTTTGACAACGACGGCACGATCGGCGGCGGTGGCGACGCCTTCGGCTTCGGCGCGTTCCCCGGCCAGTACGGCATGGCGGTGCTCTCGAAGTACCCGATCGGCCAAGCCCGCACATTCCAGCGGTTCCGGTGGATCGACATGCCGGGCGCTCGACTCCCAGACGACCCGGCGACGCCGCGGCCCGCGGACTGGTACTCGCCGGAAGAGCAGCGGTCGCTGCGACTCTCGTCGAAGTCGCACTGGGACCTGCCGATCCATGTCGGCGACAAGACCGTGCATTTCCTGACCTCGCACCCGACGCCGCCGAGCTTCGATGGCTCCGAAGACCGCAACGGCCTGCGCAACCAGGACGAAATCCGCTTCTGGGCGGACTACGTCACCCCCAGCCGGGCCGACTACATCTACGACGACGCGGGCACAACCGGCGGTCTGGCGCCGGGGGCCCGGTTCGTGATCGCCGGCGACCAGAACTCGGATCCGCTCGACGGCGACAGCAACGGCGCCCGCCAGATCCTTTACGCGCCTCGCGTTATCGATCCGCTGCCGGGCAGCGCTGGAGCGGTCGAGGCGAGCGCGGCCCAGGGCGGTGCCAACGAACACCAGCTCGGCGACCCGTTCTTCGACACGGCAGACTTCACCGACGAAGCGCCCGGCAACATCCGCGTCGACTACGTCCTGCCGTCGGCGCCCTTGATTCCGCTGCGCTCCGGGGTCTTCTGGCCGGCCTCGGGCGACGAACTGGCCCGGCTCAACGACGCTTCGGACCACCACCTCGTCTGGACCGACCTCATTCCTTAG
- a CDS encoding MarR family winged helix-turn-helix transcriptional regulator yields MPGFLEQDPQRMPLSRLVGLTGRRLSHYWEQAVARSTDLSRTAMIALTAIDEQDGQTHREVAQRCWVRPATLTPVIDALESDKLLTRQRDTTDRRVVRLRITPAGRAALKAAWQGVREEFRRIEPDASPAEEALIRKYLLAVLSGLNEKEGGCDHCG; encoded by the coding sequence GTGCCCGGCTTCCTGGAACAAGATCCGCAGCGGATGCCGTTGAGTCGACTGGTCGGTTTGACCGGTCGGCGGCTGTCGCACTACTGGGAGCAGGCCGTGGCACGGAGCACGGACCTGAGCCGAACCGCGATGATCGCGCTCACCGCGATCGACGAGCAGGACGGCCAAACGCACCGCGAGGTCGCCCAGCGCTGCTGGGTGCGCCCGGCAACGCTGACTCCGGTCATCGACGCACTGGAGTCGGACAAGCTGCTCACCCGGCAGCGCGACACGACCGACCGGCGCGTGGTCCGACTGCGCATCACCCCGGCTGGCCGGGCGGCGCTGAAGGCCGCGTGGCAGGGGGTTCGCGAGGAGTTCCGACGGATCGAACCGGACGCCAGTCCGGCGGAAGAGGCCCTGATCCGGAAGTACCTGCTCGCGGTCCTGAGCGGATTGAACGAGAAAGAAGGCGGATGTGACCACTGCGGTTGA
- a CDS encoding MFS transporter produces MSKPNSTGPDGPTDAAVVGGAEPGIRPGRGPLATACLSTFVVNANTSAVSILIPSISADLGTPVEVLQWAVTGYLLVGAAVIVTSGALGDVFGRRRLFLAGLALFVLSCVLIALAGTGLQVVLGRLIQGAAGATILACGLSLLSVASSGAARMRAVALWGAAAAAGAAAGPVLGGVLNEFTGWQGLFWIDAAIAVACIAVTMGTVPESRDPDRPRKIDLAGTGLVAAALVPFVFAMTEGSSWGWLSPPTLLCLVLSVLAVIGFVLVERRVAAPLVDLALLRNMLLVGATGAILIGAGAIAALSFLVSLYFQAPETLGMTSLQAGLATLPLAAVVVFIAPLVAPLAHYFGTRPVIVAGFVILTAAFVVLAGVRPSWGYGAFVLPLIGVAVRLALSNSPSSAVATAAVKREQVGAASGISNMARYVGGAVMTAVVAGIYAKVASRMETGGAALADALAGGLSLASIALAVFSACGVVLALLVARRPAKPGLGDYATATSATTHTLPLS; encoded by the coding sequence ATGAGCAAGCCGAACTCCACCGGGCCGGATGGGCCGACCGACGCCGCGGTGGTGGGTGGCGCGGAACCCGGCATTCGGCCCGGACGGGGTCCCCTGGCGACCGCGTGCTTGTCCACGTTCGTCGTCAACGCGAACACCTCCGCGGTGAGCATCCTGATCCCGTCCATCAGCGCCGACCTCGGGACGCCCGTCGAGGTGCTGCAGTGGGCGGTCACCGGGTACCTCCTGGTCGGGGCCGCCGTGATCGTCACCTCCGGGGCGCTGGGCGACGTCTTCGGGCGGCGGCGGTTGTTCCTCGCGGGGCTTGCCCTGTTCGTGCTGTCTTGCGTGCTCATCGCGCTCGCCGGGACCGGGTTGCAGGTCGTGCTCGGTCGCCTGATTCAGGGCGCGGCCGGCGCAACGATCTTGGCCTGCGGGTTGAGCTTGCTGTCGGTGGCGTCCTCCGGTGCCGCACGGATGCGGGCGGTCGCCCTCTGGGGCGCCGCCGCAGCGGCCGGGGCCGCGGCCGGCCCGGTGCTCGGTGGTGTGCTCAACGAATTCACCGGCTGGCAAGGACTGTTCTGGATCGACGCGGCGATCGCCGTCGCGTGCATCGCGGTCACGATGGGCACGGTCCCGGAATCCCGCGACCCGGACCGCCCACGGAAGATCGATCTGGCGGGTACCGGCCTGGTCGCCGCCGCGCTCGTGCCGTTCGTGTTCGCCATGACCGAGGGATCGTCCTGGGGTTGGCTGTCGCCGCCCACCCTGCTGTGCCTGGTCCTGTCGGTACTGGCCGTGATCGGGTTCGTGCTGGTCGAACGGCGCGTGGCCGCCCCGCTGGTCGACCTCGCCCTGCTGCGCAACATGCTCCTCGTGGGTGCGACCGGCGCGATCCTGATCGGGGCCGGAGCGATCGCCGCGCTCAGCTTCCTGGTGAGCTTGTACTTCCAGGCACCGGAGACCCTCGGGATGACCAGCTTGCAAGCGGGTTTGGCGACGCTGCCGCTCGCTGCGGTGGTGGTTTTCATCGCGCCGCTGGTCGCCCCCTTGGCCCACTACTTCGGGACGCGTCCGGTCATCGTCGCGGGCTTCGTGATCCTGACCGCCGCATTCGTGGTCCTCGCCGGAGTCCGGCCTTCCTGGGGGTATGGCGCGTTCGTCCTTCCGCTGATCGGTGTCGCCGTGCGGCTGGCGCTTTCCAACAGTCCTTCATCGGCGGTCGCCACTGCCGCCGTGAAGCGCGAACAGGTGGGCGCCGCTTCCGGGATCTCGAATATGGCGCGCTACGTCGGCGGGGCGGTCATGACGGCCGTCGTCGCCGGGATCTACGCGAAGGTCGCCAGTAGGATGGAAACCGGCGGCGCGGCACTCGCGGACGCGCTCGCCGGCGGCCTGTCGCTAGCGTCGATCGCGCTTGCGGTCTTCTCCGCGTGTGGTGTCGTGCTCGCACTGCTGGTCGCCCGCCGGCCGGCCAAGCCGGGACTCGGCGATTACGCCACCGCCACGAGCGCGACGACTCACACCCTGCCCCTGAGTTGA
- a CDS encoding cysteine desulfurase-like protein translates to MAFDVAAVRGLFPALGDGWVHLDAPAGMQVPEQVATAASTALRAPVSGPGGIFPASQRAEAIVEAARRAIADLVGANPAGVVLGPNSAVLLQRLADALGDGWMIGDDVVVSRLDHPANVAPWQRAAQRSGGTVRWAEVDIETCELPTWQYQELVNPRTKVVAITAASGAVGTRPDVRQAAEAAAEHGALVVVDASSAAPFVPLDITAMGADVVAVNASAWGGPPVGALVFKNAAVLDQLPSLALEPGARGPERLELGPPAYPLLAGLVASVDYLAGLDDAAVGPRRERLLTSLGSVKSYQAGLLANLTNGLRKMRHVMVIGDAMRRVPSMAFTVNGVKAVEAVEHLAERGVCAFADPGTHGVFAVLGVGEVGGAVRVGMAHYTNASEVDQLVRAVAELA, encoded by the coding sequence ATGGCGTTCGACGTCGCGGCGGTTCGCGGGCTCTTCCCCGCGCTGGGCGACGGGTGGGTCCACCTGGACGCTCCGGCGGGCATGCAGGTTCCCGAACAAGTGGCGACTGCGGCGTCTACCGCGCTGCGGGCCCCGGTATCCGGCCCGGGCGGGATCTTTCCCGCATCGCAGCGCGCCGAGGCGATCGTGGAGGCCGCCCGTCGCGCTATTGCTGACCTGGTGGGTGCCAACCCGGCCGGGGTGGTGCTCGGTCCGAACTCTGCCGTGCTTTTGCAGCGGCTCGCCGATGCGCTGGGCGACGGCTGGATGATCGGGGACGACGTGGTCGTCTCCCGGCTGGACCATCCGGCCAACGTCGCGCCGTGGCAGCGCGCGGCGCAACGCTCGGGCGGCACGGTGCGGTGGGCCGAGGTGGACATCGAGACCTGCGAGCTGCCGACCTGGCAGTACCAGGAGTTGGTCAACCCGCGAACTAAGGTCGTCGCGATCACCGCCGCGTCCGGTGCGGTCGGTACCCGGCCGGATGTGCGGCAGGCCGCGGAAGCTGCGGCTGAGCACGGCGCGCTGGTCGTGGTGGACGCCTCGTCCGCGGCGCCTTTCGTGCCGTTGGACATCACCGCGATGGGCGCGGACGTGGTGGCGGTAAATGCTTCGGCTTGGGGCGGGCCGCCGGTGGGTGCGCTGGTGTTCAAGAACGCGGCGGTGCTCGACCAGTTGCCGTCGTTGGCGTTGGAGCCCGGCGCGCGTGGACCGGAGCGGTTGGAGCTCGGCCCGCCCGCCTATCCGTTGCTGGCCGGGCTGGTTGCGTCGGTGGACTACCTGGCGGGTCTGGACGATGCGGCGGTCGGGCCGCGTCGGGAGCGCCTGTTGACCTCGCTGGGCTCGGTGAAGTCGTACCAGGCCGGGCTGCTGGCCAACCTGACCAACGGGCTGCGGAAGATGCGGCACGTGATGGTGATCGGCGACGCGATGCGGCGCGTGCCGTCCATGGCGTTCACGGTCAACGGCGTCAAGGCGGTGGAGGCGGTGGAGCACCTCGCGGAGCGAGGGGTGTGCGCCTTTGCGGACCCGGGCACGCACGGTGTGTTCGCGGTGCTCGGGGTCGGCGAGGTCGGCGGCGCGGTCCGCGTCGGCATGGCCCACTACACCAATGCCTCCGAAGTGGACCAGCTCGTCCGAGCCGTCGCCGAACTCGCTTGA
- a CDS encoding ABC transporter permease: MSPVRAFTAVLGRDVFVTGRELPSFLAQVLVQPVALLFIFGKVLSELGYAQPGYAQILLPGMIALNAFLVSLQNTSFPLVLDFSFSREIEDRLLAPLPISWVAVEKMLFGALRGLLAAVLMVPLGMWMLGEIDWDLGGLAFALLCMVLGSLSGAAVGLTVGAAVPPRRINIMFAVILAPLMFTGATQFPWAQLEHLRWFQILCAINPLTYVSEGMRGALLPNVPHMPPWVCVLALLIATIVFGALGIKFFLRRALD, encoded by the coding sequence ATGAGTCCTGTCCGCGCGTTCACCGCGGTGCTGGGCCGCGACGTCTTCGTGACCGGTCGGGAGCTGCCGAGCTTCCTGGCGCAGGTGCTGGTGCAGCCGGTGGCGCTGCTATTCATCTTCGGCAAGGTGCTCAGCGAACTCGGCTACGCCCAGCCCGGCTACGCGCAGATCCTGCTGCCCGGCATGATCGCGCTCAACGCATTCCTGGTTTCGTTGCAGAACACGTCGTTCCCGCTGGTGCTGGACTTCTCGTTCTCCCGGGAGATCGAGGATCGCCTGCTGGCGCCGCTGCCGATCAGCTGGGTGGCGGTGGAGAAAATGTTGTTCGGCGCGCTCCGGGGCCTGCTCGCGGCGGTGCTGATGGTGCCGCTGGGGATGTGGATGCTCGGCGAGATCGACTGGGATCTCGGCGGCTTGGCGTTCGCCCTGCTGTGCATGGTCCTGGGCTCGCTGTCTGGTGCGGCGGTGGGCCTGACGGTGGGTGCGGCGGTGCCGCCCCGCCGGATCAACATCATGTTCGCGGTGATCCTGGCGCCGCTGATGTTCACCGGAGCGACCCAGTTCCCGTGGGCGCAGCTGGAACACCTGCGCTGGTTCCAGATCCTGTGCGCGATCAACCCGCTGACCTACGTCAGCGAAGGCATGCGCGGAGCTCTGCTCCCGAACGTCCCGCACATGCCGCCCTGGGTCTGCGTCCTAGCCCTGCTGATCGCCACAATCGTATTCGGAGCCCTCGGCATCAAGTTCTTCCTCCGCCGAGCCCTGGACTGA
- a CDS encoding NAD(P)H-quinone oxidoreductase, whose amino-acid sequence MYAISIREPGEPDVLEWTEHPDPRPGPGEVLIDIVASAVNRADLSQRQGNYPPPKGASEIPGLECSGTIAELGEGVTGWQVGDEVCALLAGGGYAERVAVPAAQVLPKPAGVDLVDAAGVPEVACTVWSNVVMEAGLRSGQLLLVHGGAGGIGTCAIQIGKALGARVATTAGSAESRQLCADLGADPVISYRDEDFVAVVKEAGGADVILDNMGASYLDRNLSALAPDGHLAVIGLQGGRKAELDMGKMLVKRLHMSVLGLRGRPVEGPNGKAAIVADVRERLWPLIEAGKVRPLVHARVPMREAARAHAMLEAGDVRGKILLVR is encoded by the coding sequence ATGTACGCGATCTCGATCCGCGAGCCGGGCGAACCGGACGTGCTGGAATGGACCGAACACCCCGATCCGCGACCGGGTCCGGGCGAGGTGCTCATCGACATCGTCGCCAGCGCGGTCAACCGCGCGGACCTGAGCCAACGGCAGGGCAACTACCCGCCGCCGAAGGGTGCCAGTGAGATTCCCGGATTGGAGTGCTCGGGAACCATCGCCGAACTCGGGGAGGGCGTGACGGGCTGGCAGGTCGGCGATGAGGTGTGCGCGCTGCTCGCGGGCGGCGGTTACGCCGAACGGGTTGCAGTGCCCGCCGCGCAGGTGCTGCCCAAGCCCGCCGGGGTGGACCTCGTCGATGCCGCCGGGGTGCCCGAGGTCGCCTGCACCGTGTGGTCCAACGTCGTGATGGAGGCCGGGCTCCGGAGTGGACAGTTGCTGCTGGTGCACGGTGGCGCTGGCGGCATCGGGACCTGCGCGATCCAGATCGGCAAGGCGCTCGGAGCGCGAGTAGCGACCACCGCCGGATCGGCCGAGAGCCGGCAGCTGTGCGCCGATTTGGGCGCGGACCCGGTCATCAGCTACCGGGACGAGGACTTCGTCGCGGTCGTCAAGGAGGCCGGCGGGGCGGACGTCATCCTCGACAACATGGGGGCGTCCTATTTGGACCGCAATCTGTCCGCCCTGGCCCCCGACGGGCATCTGGCGGTCATCGGCTTGCAGGGCGGCCGGAAGGCCGAGCTGGACATGGGGAAGATGCTGGTCAAGCGGCTGCACATGTCGGTGCTCGGACTTCGCGGGCGACCGGTCGAAGGGCCGAACGGCAAGGCGGCGATCGTCGCCGACGTGCGGGAGCGGCTGTGGCCGCTGATCGAGGCGGGCAAGGTGCGGCCGCTGGTGCACGCGCGGGTGCCGATGCGGGAGGCCGCACGTGCGCACGCGATGCTGGAGGCTGGCGACGTGCGCGGCAAGATCCTCCTCGTGCGCTGA
- a CDS encoding MarR family winged helix-turn-helix transcriptional regulator, translated as MTEVTEQRTQWLDDCESASWRAYIVGSALLEYRLNRELQLAHGLSIADYEILVRLSEQPDQQMRMSELANEIAHSKSRISHQIRRLESAKLVRRDECPSDGRGVLAVLTEKGLAKLREAAPTHVEGVREHMIDLLTPEELKVLAGVFGRLTTHLRSLD; from the coding sequence GTGACCGAGGTGACCGAGCAGCGAACCCAATGGCTGGACGACTGCGAGAGTGCATCCTGGCGCGCTTACATCGTCGGCAGCGCGCTGCTGGAGTACCGGCTCAACCGCGAACTGCAGCTCGCACATGGGCTCTCGATCGCGGACTACGAGATCCTCGTCCGCCTGTCCGAGCAGCCCGACCAGCAGATGAGGATGAGCGAACTCGCCAACGAGATCGCGCACTCCAAGAGCCGCATCTCACACCAGATCCGCCGCCTGGAATCGGCCAAGCTGGTGCGTCGGGACGAATGCCCCAGCGACGGCCGGGGCGTGCTCGCGGTGCTCACCGAGAAGGGACTGGCGAAGCTCCGCGAAGCCGCGCCCACGCACGTCGAGGGTGTCCGAGAGCACATGATCGACCTGCTGACCCCCGAGGAGCTGAAGGTGCTGGCAGGGGTTTTCGGCCGACTCACGACCCACCTGCGAAGCCTCGACTGA